From Ammoniphilus oxalaticus:
CTAAAGTTTGTCTCGGAACATATGCCTGGTCAAACGAACGAACTGATTGAAGAGAATATTCGAATGGTTGTCGATGTCAAGCGGAGCGGAACCCTATCGTTAAGTTTGCTAGTCACGCTGTGGTCAGCCTCAAGGGGAATGGATGCTGTTGTTTATGGGTTGAATCGTTCTTATCAGGTGAAGGAGAAGCGATCGTTCATTCGCTCTAAATTGTTATCGATGATTCTCACGGTTGGGATGATTTTTGTATTTTTGACCGCGCTTGTTCTAACTGTATTTGGAGAAAAAGCGCAAGCGCTTATGCTTGTTTTTTTACATATACCTGAAAATAATTTAATCGTATCTACTACGTTCCGTTGGGCGATTACGTTGATCGTCGTAACGATCACGTTTATTGCTCTTTATTACATTGCGCCAAATACGTGTATCCGATGTAAAGATGTCGTTCCGGGAGCCGTGATTGCGGCGGTCGGTTGGCAGCTCGCTTCCGTGATCTTCTCCTTTTATGTGAATCGTTTTGAAAACTTTTCGGCAACGTACGGGAGTCTTGGCGGATTAATTATTTTGATGACCTGGTTTTATTTATCGGCGCTGATCATTATGATGGGAGGCACCATCAACGCTTTATTACCACAATGGAAAAATGAATAGAAGGTGGGAGAAACATGGCGGGATTAATTATTTTGGCTGGCGGAAAATCGAGCCGTATGGGACAAAACAAGGCATTGCTTAAGGTTGGCGAGCAGACAGGACTTGAGCGTATTTTGGAAAGATTAAGTCCGCTGTTGAGCGATCCGATTTTGGTCACAAATGAACCGCATCTTTATGAGGGATTGCCTGTTCAAATCATCGCGGATAATTATCCGGGGCGCGGACCTGTCGCGGGGCTTGAGGCCGGGCTTGTCGCCAGCAAGCATGACTGGAATTTGCTTGTAGCTTGTGATATGCCGTTTGTAAGTCGGAAGTTGGCTCGGGAATTGTTGGCTAGAAGAGGCGACTATGAATGTATCGTTCCGATGCGCGCGGGGAGAGCGCACCCTCTGTTTGCGTTGTATCGTCGATCGATATTGCCCACAGTTCAACGAAATATACAAGCCGATGTATTGAAAATGGGCGCTGTGTTGGACGCGAGTCGCTCGCTATACGTGGAAGAGAGCGAATTAGGACAAGTGGATGATTTTGAAGATGCGTTATTTAATATGAATCACCCGAGTGACTATGAAAAGGCCGTGGAAAAAGGTCTGGATGGCGCATAAATGAGGCGAAAATAAAGTAGGCGTAGGGGAAATTTCGCCTACGCCTACCAGTATTCCGCTTTTCCGATTGATATCTGGGCATCTCGCTAAAAATCCCGCTTATTTACGGCCCGCGACTGATCCAAAATGTGACGCGGGTTTGTGGGGCAACGGTTGCGCCAGGTTCGAGATCTTGTTCGAAGACGAGACCTGCGGGCTCTTCTTCATTTGCGACAATCCTGAAACTATAGTAAAGCCCCGCGCTTTTTGCCGCTTGCTCTGCTTCATGCTGAGAAAGTCCGCGCAGATTTGGCACATAGACGGTTCCATCTGCTTGCTCTTCAAACTCTTCATCAAGTAGTTCTTCATCCGACTCATCCACTTCATCCATGAAGCCTTCTTCATCGTTTTGTGTTGGCGTGTCATCACGGACAGGCGGCGTGTCATGATCCTCAACACCCCCAGCATCCTCCTCTGTCGTTGTCTGCTGATCGGGGTTCACGTTGTTTTCTTCCGCAACTTCTATTGAAGCAGGCTGCTCCCCTTTAGAACCAAGCTTAATGAGTGGCAGAATGATCAGCGCCGCAACCACCGCTGTCGCGATGATAACATACGGCTTTTTCGATCGGCGTCCCTCTCTACTCTTTTGGAGAAGGTCTTTCGGAATTTGAACTTTTCTTATCCGATCTATCGGCGAGCGTAATTTTTGTAATTTTTCTTTGCGCAGCCATTTTGTTCGAAGCGCGTCCAACTTGGTCCACGCCGCATTCAACCATCCTTTTACATCCAAAGACGCTGGATGTGACGCTTCCGCTGCTGTCGGGGGAGTGAAAGTCGGGTTGAGCGTTTCCTTCCGACTGTGGATAAGCTGTGAGAGCAGTAATGTAAAAGAAAATGAAGGGCTCGACTGGATGAAGGCCTCACGATATAGTTGAACCAGAATATCATAGTCAAATTCAGACAATGAATGGGCTTGCTGAATTTGTTGTAAATGGTCAACCCACTGTCCCGTTGGAGCAGGTAGATTTGTTGATCTTGAAAGCAGTTGGTATAAAAGATGAAATAGGCCGATGGCTCCGCGATGCTGCTTTGCTTCCTTCCCCCAAAAATTAATAATCATGAGTTGTCCGTCATCGGTTAGCCACAAGTTTTCTGTTGATAGAGAAAAATCACGAATCCCTTGACTTAAAGCAATTTCTACTAGTTTTCCGATTTCCAATGTCATTTCTAAACACTGTTCAAAAGAAAAAGGGGCTATTTTTTGCGCCTGTGAAGCGATCGTTCCTTCCCTCAATTCAAGCGCGACTAACAAGCCACGGGCGCTGTGACTGACATCTAATATATGAAAGAAACGAGGATGGTTAAAACCGTCTACGTTTCGAATGAGTTGAAGCGCTTCTTCATCGGATAGCTTTGTGAACTGATAAAGCAACACATTCCGCTTCAACGCCAGATCTTTACCGCGCAGTAATACTCCTTCTTGAGCTGGTAGCAGCTCTGCTTCCACTTGATAGCGTTCGTCATTTAAGCCGTACATGTTCTTATCTACTCCCATTCACGTCTATTCATCTGGAATCAACCGAATTTTTATCGATGGGAGAGCGCCCCTCCCTCCTCATATTAGTTGAAGGTGTAATTGATTATACTTCCGGACTCTATTTTAATGCAAAAGATTAACATTGGCTAGTAAGTAACCAGTTTTTTCAAAATGGAACTTGCTCGAAATGGCGAGTCTCGTAACGTTTGCATTCAGGAAGAAAATAGTGGGAATGTTGGAAAATCCGCGCTAGTTTTAAATCGAGTTGCGGTATAATGAAAATAATCATACGGATATAGAATGGAAAGAGAGCGAAAAAAATGACGATCTTCATAACGATGCTGTTATTGGGCGGGCTTTTAGGCTTTGTTGGAGCGGGCGGGTCTGGCTTTATCATTGCCGTTCTCGTCACCTTTTTTTCTATACAGATTCACGTCGCCTTAGCAACAGCGATGGCCGCCATGTTTTTGACGATGGCGACAGGAGCTTTTAGTCACTTTAAGCAAGGAAATATGGACTTTAAAACGGGGGCATTGATCGGCCTATTCGGCTCAGTCGGTTCTTATTTAGGGACGCAAGTCGCTCATCTTATACC
This genomic window contains:
- a CDS encoding YihY/virulence factor BrkB family protein; its protein translation is MKFMKDLLSRLLNDRVLDLSAQCAYYFLFSIFPFLIFMIALVGFLPFTSDDVLKFVSEHMPGQTNELIEENIRMVVDVKRSGTLSLSLLVTLWSASRGMDAVVYGLNRSYQVKEKRSFIRSKLLSMILTVGMIFVFLTALVLTVFGEKAQALMLVFLHIPENNLIVSTTFRWAITLIVVTITFIALYYIAPNTCIRCKDVVPGAVIAAVGWQLASVIFSFYVNRFENFSATYGSLGGLIILMTWFYLSALIIMMGGTINALLPQWKNE
- the mobA gene encoding molybdenum cofactor guanylyltransferase, with translation MAGLIILAGGKSSRMGQNKALLKVGEQTGLERILERLSPLLSDPILVTNEPHLYEGLPVQIIADNYPGRGPVAGLEAGLVASKHDWNLLVACDMPFVSRKLARELLARRGDYECIVPMRAGRAHPLFALYRRSILPTVQRNIQADVLKMGAVLDASRSLYVEESELGQVDDFEDALFNMNHPSDYEKAVEKGLDGA
- a CDS encoding PASTA domain-containing protein, with product MYGLNDERYQVEAELLPAQEGVLLRGKDLALKRNVLLYQFTKLSDEEALQLIRNVDGFNHPRFFHILDVSHSARGLLVALELREGTIASQAQKIAPFSFEQCLEMTLEIGKLVEIALSQGIRDFSLSTENLWLTDDGQLMIINFWGKEAKQHRGAIGLFHLLYQLLSRSTNLPAPTGQWVDHLQQIQQAHSLSEFDYDILVQLYREAFIQSSPSFSFTLLLSQLIHSRKETLNPTFTPPTAAEASHPASLDVKGWLNAAWTKLDALRTKWLRKEKLQKLRSPIDRIRKVQIPKDLLQKSREGRRSKKPYVIIATAVVAALIILPLIKLGSKGEQPASIEVAEENNVNPDQQTTTEEDAGGVEDHDTPPVRDDTPTQNDEEGFMDEVDESDEELLDEEFEEQADGTVYVPNLRGLSQHEAEQAAKSAGLYYSFRIVANEEEPAGLVFEQDLEPGATVAPQTRVTFWISRGP